A part of Neovison vison isolate M4711 chromosome 8, ASM_NN_V1, whole genome shotgun sequence genomic DNA contains:
- the ARID5A gene encoding AT-rich interactive domain-containing protein 5A isoform X2, protein MVTGRRLWKNVYDELGGSPGSTSAATCTRRHYERLVLPYVRHLKGEDDKPLPPSKPRKQYKMAKEPRGDDGAPEKLKKAKEEKRLDQMVPGKTKTDAAPDLAQLPSQEPPREGPEQPGPALGPSLPFTGASGCPEAYKRLLSSFYCKGTHGIMSPLAKKKLLAQVSKAEALQCQEEGCRHGAGSPNRDPQASAAVLLSESPQHPGKPAENSRHRLSPQEGLQAPGGSLREEAPAGPHLPAPVFTGCFHAYPTEVLKPISQHPRDFFPSFKDGVLLGPPGKEEGLAVKESQLVWGGDANRPSAFQKGSSRKGSPYPKPKACWVSPMAKVPAESPAPLSAFPSSTGLSNKRSLEEEGFAPGGKKLRAVSPFLKEMDAKECGAKSVGSGLAVSCLLGPSLGPALPEAYRGSMLRCPLNFAGTPDHLKGQATLPFSPLVIPAFPAHFLATTAPSPMATGLMHFPPASFDSAFRHRLCPASSAWHVPPATTYAAPHFFHLNTKL, encoded by the exons ATG GTGACGGGCCGCCGCCTCTGGAAGAACGTGTACGACGAGCTGGGGGGCAGCCCGGGCAGCACGAGCGCGGCCACGTGCACACGCCGCCACTACGAGAG GCTGGTGCTCCCATATGTGCGGCATCTGAAGGGGGAGGACGACAAGCCGCTGCCCCCTTCCAAGCCCAGGAAGCAGTACAAGATGGCCAAAGAGCCCCGGGGCGATGACGGGGCCCCTGAGAAACTCAAGAAGGCCAAGGAGGAGAAGCGGTTGGACCAG ATGGTGCCTGGAAAGACAAAAACCGATGCCGCCCCTGACCTGGCACAGCTTCCCAGCCAGGAACCCCCCAGGGAGGGCCCAGAACAGCCAGGCCCGGCCCTGGGGCCCTCTTTACCGTTCACGGGTGCCAGCGGCTGCCCTGAGGCCTACAAGCGGCTCCTGTCCAGCTTCTACTGCAAAGGAACACATGGCATCATGTCACCACTGGCCAAAAAGAAACTCCTGGCCCAGGTGAGCAAGGCAGAGGCCTTGCAGTGCCAGGAGGAGGGCTGTCGCCATGGGGCCGGCAGCCCTAACAGGGACCCCCAGGCCTCCGCAGCTGTTCTCCTCTCGGAAAGTCCACAGCACCCAGGAAAGCCAGCTGAGAACTCCAGGCACCGGCTGAGCCCTCAGGAGGGATTACAGGCCCCTGGTGGCAGCCTCAGGGAGGAGGCTCCTGCAGGTCCCCACCTGCCGGCCCCCGTCTTCACTGGCTGTTTCCATGCATACCCCACTGAGGTGCTGAAGCCTATCAGCCAGCACCCTCGGGACTTCTTCCCCAGTTTTAAAGATGGGGTCCTCTTGGGGCCTCCTGGCAAAGAGGAGGGCCTGGCGGTCAAGGAGTCCCAGCTGGTGTGGGGCGGGGACGCCAACCGCCCATCCGCATTCCAGAAAGGCAGCTCTAGGAAGGGCAGCCCCTACCCCAAGCCCAAAGCCTGCTGGGTGTCCCCCATGGCTAAGGTACCTGCTGAGagccctgctcccctctctgccttccctagCAGCACAGGCCTGAGCAACAAGCGTAGCCTGGAAGAAGAGGGGTTTGCCCCTGGTGGCAAAAAACTGCGGGCCGTGTCTCCCTTTCTTAAGGAGATGGATGCCAAGGAGTGTGGGGCCAAATCCGTGGGGTCTGGCTTGGCCGTATCCTGCCTGCTGGGCCCCAGCCTGGGGCCTGCCCTTCCCGAGGCCTATAGGGGCAGCATGCTGCGTTGCCCACTGAACTTTGCTGGCACCCCGGACCACTTAAAGGGCCAGGCCACACTCCCCTTCAGCCCCTTGGTCATCCCTGCCTTCCCGGCCCACTTCTTGGCCACAACAGCGCCCTCACCCATGGCCACGGGTCTGATGCACTTTCCCCCAGCGTCCTTCGACAGCGCCTTCCGCCACAGACTTTGCCCAGCCTCGTCCGCATGGCACGTGCCTCCTGCCACAACCTACGCGGCACCCCACTTCTTCCATCTCAACACCAAGCTTTAG